ATACTTATAACGAAAAAATGAAATTAGTTACTTTCACGCATAAAAATTCAGAACCAAAGCTTGGAATTTTCAACAATGACACAGTTCTTGACCTGGAAGCGTTTGCACACAAACACAATGAAGAATTTCCAAGAACCATGTTGGAACTGATTGACCTTGGATTGGAAGAAGTTAGCAGAATTGCTGAAATCCTGAAAACCTCTTCAGAAAGTGCCATCGCAGCAGCTTCGCTTCCTTTAAACGAAATAAAGCTTTTGGCTCCAATTACTAAACCAAGAAAAAATATTATCGGTATTGGACTGAATTATACGGAACATGTAGCAGAATCAGCCAGAACACTAGATACGTCAAAAGATTTACCGCAACAGCCGGTTATCTTCTCAAAACCACCAACTGCAGTGATTGGTAACGATGAAGCTATCCTTCACAACACAAAACTGACGCAACAACTGGATTGGGAAGTTGAATTGGCAGTAATAATCAGCAAAAAAGGAAAATACATTGCTAAAGAAAATGCTATGGATTATGTTTTTGGCTACACTGTTATCAATGATATCAGCGCCAGGGATTGCCGTCGTGCAGGACAATGGATTGTTTCAAAAGGACAGGATACTTTCGCACCAATGGGACCTGTTCTGGTTACCAAAGATGAAATCGAAGACCCACACAACCTTAATTTATCGCTGACAGTTAACGGTGT
The sequence above is drawn from the Flavobacterium lindanitolerans genome and encodes:
- a CDS encoding fumarylacetoacetate hydrolase family protein, with protein sequence MKLVTFTHKNSEPKLGIFNNDTVLDLEAFAHKHNEEFPRTMLELIDLGLEEVSRIAEILKTSSESAIAAASLPLNEIKLLAPITKPRKNIIGIGLNYTEHVAESARTLDTSKDLPQQPVIFSKPPTAVIGNDEAILHNTKLTQQLDWEVELAVIISKKGKYIAKENAMDYVFGYTVINDISARDCRRAGQWIVSKGQDTFAPMGPVLVTKDEIEDPHNLNLSLTVNGVEKQNSNTKYMLFRIPDLIEDLSTVFTLEAGDIIATGTPAGVGAGRDPQEWMWDGDIVEATVEGIGTLVNTIKKINN